The following nucleotide sequence is from Mesobacillus jeotgali.
CTTCATGGCAGCTGCCATATCCGCAAGCTGCATCAAGGATTTCAACACACCTGTTTCTTCCATGCGTTTTACTTCCATTAAAGTACGCTCAAGATTCTCAGCCACCTCAGGAAGGGCCTTTAATAGGGAAAGTGTTTCAGGCTGAAGCAGATCATCGGCCATCTCGACCATCTTGACTCCTGTTTCGGCTATAGTCGAGACCATTTCACCGGTTACCGCGTTCATGGCTGCATCGGTAAAACTGACGAGTTTATGTTGAGCATTTAGTTGAGCTTGAGGTGTTTCTGTAGCCATCTCAACCACCCCTTCTATAAAATCCCTTTGGCATTTAACCAGTAAAGCTCATTGTATACTGCTTTGAACCAGTGCAGCAGGTCAGATGTTTCTGCTGGCTGCGGCGGGTTGTTGTAATCAAATGTAATCATGCTGGCATCTTCAAGGCTGTTTTCAAGGAAGCAAGCTACCTTGCCATTGTACACAGCAGTTTCCGGACGTCCTGTCAGTCTGCTGATGATGTTGGCAACAAGCGATTCAGACTGATAGTGCGCTGTTGAGCCGGCTTTGCTGATTGGAAGATTCGTAGCATCACCAATTACATATACATCGTCCTGGCCAATCATCTTTAATGTTGAACGGTTTGTCGGAATGAATCCTGATTCATCTCCGATGCCGGAATCAATCACAGCTTTAGCGCCTGTATGGGCTGGAATAGTAATAAGCATGTCATATTCATGTTCTGAACCATCCATCGTGATGGCCACTTTGCGCTTTGGATCCACTTCTTCAAGATTGAAGAATGTCTCGTATTTGATATCGCGCTTTTCGAATTGAGGAAGTCCCCATTCTGCAACTGGAACCAATGAATGGATACGGCCGATAGGATAAGCGTATTTGATTTCGATGTCCTTGCGGCGGCCATTCTTGCGGTAATAGTCATCCAGCATCAATGCCAGCTCAAGAGGTGCAGCAGGACATTTATGCGGCACATCGATTGTGATCAGAATTTTTCCTTTTTCCATCGCTGCAAGATCATCGCGCAGGCGTTCTGCACCATCAAGGGTATAGAAATTGTGCGCTCCTTCTCTTAAGCCAGGCACACTGTCAAGGTCAGGATGTGATCCAGTTGCGATGACAAGGTAGTCATACTGGTACTGCTTCTTGCCTTTGACCGTCTTCTTCTCGACATCTATTTTTTCTACATCATCGTATACAAGGTTCACATGGCGATGAACGAGTGACTCCTGTTTTCTAATGAAGTGCTCAGATGGCTTTTCATTGAAAGCGATGAATAAGTATCCTGGCTGGTAGATATGCTTTTCTGTATTGGAAATCAAAGTGACTTCGACTTCACGCTTCTTGATTTCTTCCCCAAGCTGGCGGGCTAGTCTGTTTGCGACCATTGTACCTGCGCTGCCGGCACCAAGAATAACAATTTTCTTTGTCATTTGGTCCACACCTCTTTACTGGATTCTTTGATGAAGGCTGTTATCTGAACAACAGCGATCACAACGATTACTTAACCTTTTTAACTGCGATTTTGAATTCATCGCCATCATTTTCAAGGTAGGCAATTTCGTGCCCCATTTTATTTACCCACTCAGGGATATCGACTGCTGAACCTTTATCAGTTGAAAGAACTTCTACAACATCGCCAACTTGTGCTGTCTTGATTCCTTTTACCAATTCCATTAACGGACCTGGGCAATATGCTCCTCTTGCATCGATTGATTTAGTTACTTGTACTTCACTCATGATTTTTTCCTCCTATATAGTTAACTTTTATGTTAAAATTAGAAAAGATTTTTTATTTTTGCATGAAGGGGAAAAGGTTGAAAGGCCTGCACGCCGTACCACTTTTTCCTGCTTCTGCAGCTTACATTGTAATAACTGTTGCTCCTTGAGTCATTCCAAGGAATTTTGTAACCCCGATTACTCCATCGAATACATCAATCATATCTTCTTCTTGCCAATCCATGATGTCCATCGCCAATGCGCAGCCGTAAATATTAAGTTCTCCCATGTCCTTTCCTTCTTGTAAAAGTGAATCAAATAATGGGATCTTTTTAGACAGCATTTCCTTTCCGATTGTACCAGTGATGAAATCAGTAGTTTCAAAGCTGTCTTTGCGGAAAGATTTCAAAGCGTTCATTGTGACAAAAACATTCACAGTCATGCCTGACATTGATGCAACTGATCCGACCAATGCACCAGCATGCAGCTTCTCAAGATCTTCTGATAATAAAATAACGGCTAAAGATGGAGCTTGTTGTTCCATAATTTATTTCCTCCTAATAAATTCGAATGATTTACCTTACACCTGAATTATACCTATACCCCTATGTCTATGTCTGTTTCTTTTATGTGAACGTTCTTAGTCTAAAAAGTGACAAAACAAGGTGGTCATAGAATTATCTCTTGCTTCTTCAGAATATTATTCTGGCTTAAATTTCCAAAATAAAATATTTATGCGGACAGACACAATCGTCCCCCTTCAGACATAGGAATTTATTATAGGCGAAAGCCTAAAAAAGCGGGGGTGGAAACATGTCGGGCATACTAACAGCACTCGGGTACTTAGTTAAAGAAGTGATCCTTCTTGTTTCGTATGTTAAAAACAATGCATTTCCTCAACCGTTATCTGCAGCTGATGAGCGAAAGTACTTAAGGTTGATGGCTAATGGCGATCCACACGCAAGAAATATGCTGATTGAGCACAACCTGAGGCTTGTCGCACATATCGTGAAAAAATTCGAAAACACCGGCGAGGATTCGGAGGATTTGATTTCTATCGGAACAATCGGCCTGATCAAGGCTATAGAAAGCTATTCGGAAGGCAAAGGCACAAAACTGGCAACATATGCCGCCAGATGCATAGAAAATGAAATCCTCATGCATTTAAGAGCATTGAAGAAAACCAAGAAGGATGTATCTTTGCACGATCCAATCGGACAGGACAAAGAAGGAAATGAAATTTCGCTGATCGATGTCCTGAAGTCAGAATCCGAAGATGTCATTGATACCATCCAGCTCAATATGGAGCTTGAAAAAGTAAAAGAATATATCGATGTCCTCGATGAGCGTGAAAAAGAGGTCATTGTTGGCCGATTTGGCCTTGACTTAAAAAAGGAAAAAACACAGCGTGAAATTGCGAAAGAACTCGGCATCTCAAGAAGCTATGTTTCCAGGATCGAGAAGAGGGCATTGATGAAGATGTTCCATGAATTTTATCGTGCCGAAAAAGAAAAGAAGAAGAATAAAGGGAAGTAACGCACGCAAACCCGGGCCTACGCTCCGGGTTTGCGTTTTTTTTTACAAAAAAAAGGTATCAACCAATATTGATTGATACCTTTTTAATACTCTATTCCACGCTTACTTCTGCAGCAACTACGAGACCGACAGCGCCGCAGATTACCAATCCCATGACAATCAAGAACATGCCTATCACCCCTTCAGCATTCATCCGTGTTTACACCAAATTTACCATATAATGACGGTGCTAAAAGGAAGAGGTTGTGAACATTTTGTTAACGATGGGATTTCTTTTTCCTGAATATTAGTGTTAACAACAATACATGCAGTGACATACAGATTACCTCCCGACTCCGTCGTTAGGTGGTGTCCTTCTCCACCCATAAGCTAGCCAGTCTTCTTTGAATTAGATAAATCATTTTCATTCCACCTTTCTTTAGTTGATTATTCAAATGAATTAAAACGGGCGCAGCATTGTTTGACGAGTTTTATTGTCTTCCACCATTTTTTCTACCATTTCGTTATGGCGAATTTCTTCTAAAGACATTTGGCGTTTATTAATTGTAATTGTAAAGAACAAGATATTTAAGGTCATGATGAGTTCACCTCCTTTTTATTTCCACCCCAAAAAGCCGCAAGAATTCCTCCCCTGCGGCTAAAATGGGCACAAAAAAGCCACAGGGCACGATTCTCCCTGCGGCCATGGATGTATAAGTGTCAAAAAACAGCTTAAATAATCCCGTCCGATCCGGTCGAATGTGTATTGCGATATGAAGTTTGTGCATTATTCCAGTATCCATTCATGATCATTTCACTCGACCTCCTTTTGAATTATTTAACCACATTGGTAAGTATATCCACTTTACTTTAATTTGTAAACCTTTTTTTGGCCGATTTTTCCAAAAAAGTATTCGTCAAAAACCAACAAAAAAAAAAAAAACGCCCCCTAAGGACGTTTTTATTTCTTCATCAATAATTCCTGGCCTTCTTCTGATTCAATCAGCTCGTTGCGGTATTTTTTCGCAAAAGAAAAGAATACGATAGAACCAGCAAGAAATACAACGGACGCACCAGTAGCAATATATATATCTGTCATCACTTTCGTTTCAGACGGAAGGATCGTTCCAAGATAAAAGAAAACTCCCACAGCAAGCAGGACTGTCGCAAACTGTTTAAAATCAACCATTTTCTCATAGAGTTGCTTAGCCTTCATTAATATCACCTGCATTTTAATAGACTTAACCACAACCCTACTGTAACATCTTTTAAACATATTTTATGTATGTAATATTTGGAAAATAGGTGGTTAGGATCTTATGTGTGGTGATTTAAGGTTTTGTTAATCTATTCGAATGCACTAGAGCTGCTGCTTCGAACAAAACTGGCTGCTCCAGCTGTGTTTTTGTCCGAACCTGCGCCTAATCTGCTGTTTCTTCCTCCAGACCAGTTACTACTTTCAACCTTATATTCCAATAAAATAAATAGCGTGGAATAAATTCCACGCTAAAAAAAGTTTCCCCCTACACATTAATTAAAACTTCCAGTTCTTCACCATCTGATTGACGATCTCAAATGAATTCTTGGAAGCGAGCTTCGTGAATTCCAGGAAGTTCACGTCTGCTGAGCCATCTGCCTGGTCAGACATTGAACGGATAATCACGAATGGGATGCTATTCATGCTGCAGACCTGTCCCACGGCTGCGCCTTCCATTTCTGTACAATACCCATTAAGCTCCTCATATAGAAACTTTACTTTTTCACGGTCGGCGATAAATTGGTCGCCTGACAGAATCCTGCCGCTAATAATTTTCTTATCCTCAACAATTTCTTTGCTTGCTGAAATCGCCAAATCCACCAATCGCTCGTCGGCTTTAAATACAGAGACTTCCGTATAAGGGATTTCCCCTAGTTTGAAACCGAGTGCACGTACATCCATATCATGCTGCACACAATCAGTGGAGATGACAATATCTCCAATTCTCAGGTCAGGGTTCACAGCACCCGCGACACCTGTGAAGACAACCTGGGATGCGGAGAATTCATCAATCAGGATTTGAGTACATACACTCGCATTCACTTTTCCTACACCAGATTTACAAAGCACAACGTCATACCCATTGAAGGTGCCGACATAGAAAGTAATACCCGCTTTCTTTTTTACATCATAATCCTTCATGGCGTCGAGAATATGCTGTATTTCTTCATCCATTGCCCCAATAATACCGATTCTGCTCATTATTTGTGTCCTCCAATTTATAATAATCTAACTTCCGGTTAATTCTCTCCTGGCTTCAGGCGACTGATTTCGTCCGACCCCATAAGCCGATTTACTAACTATGTAAAAATATTTTATGACAGGAGTTTCGACATTCGATTTGCCTCATAAAGCACTTTTTCTTCATCTATCGTTGTAAACTGTCCGTCGGCAAGGATTTGTTTTCCCTGTACATAGACATCCTTCACATCACGTCCAGATCCAGAATAAACAAGGTGGGAAACTGGATTATGCTTAGGATAAAAGAAAGACTGATTGGAATTTACGACAATAAAATCTGCGTCTTTTCCTGCTTCAAGAGATCCAATCCGATCATCCAGCCAGAGGGATTCTGCTCCATGGATCGTAGCCATCCTCAAAGCTTCCTGAGCGGTAATGATTGTCGCATCCTGGCCGAATCCTTTATGGATCGTCGCCGCAGCTTTGAGCTCTTCAAACAAGTCGAGATTATTGTTGGAAGCTGCACTGTCTGTCCCAAGGCTGACGGTCACTCCCTTTGCGAGCATTTTGCCAACCGGGGCAATGCCGCTTCCCAATTTAAGGTTACTGATGACATTATGTGATACTTTTACATCTTTTTCCGCGAGGATTTGAATATCTTCGTCATTCACATGCACCGCATGGGCAACAAGCGAAGGCCGCTCAAAGAATCCCAGCTTTTCCAGGTGGCGTACCGGTGTAGCGCCGTATTCCTCGATATTCTTCTCAACTTCAAATTTCGTTTCGGACATATGAGTATGCAGCGGAACATTCAGCTCAGCCGATTTATCAATGATCTGGGCGATATATTCTGGTGAGCAGGTATACGGAGAATGCGGTGACAGCATCGTCGTAATCCTTCCATTGGCGCCGTTATTCCAGCTCCTCGCAAAATCTGCCGCTTCCTTAAGCTTGCTCTGTCGAAGTTCCTCCGAACCAAAGCCTATCACACCCCGGGTCAGTACTCCACGGATGCCAGCTTCCTCAACAGCCATTGCGATTTCATCCATATTGTCATACATATCAACAAAAGTCGTTGTACCCGTTCGGATCATTTCAAGGATGGAAAGCTTTGCACCCCATCTTGCATGCTCAGGAGTATATTTGGCTTCAAGCGGCCAAATTTTATCTTCCAGCCATGTCTGCAAAGGCAAATCATCTCCATAGCCTCTCAGCAGTGACATCGGTGTGTGTCCATGGGTATTGACCAGCCCAGGGAGCAGGATGTTCCCTTTTAAATCTACTTTTTCTTCATAAGAGGTAAAATCATCAGGTGTAATGCCCACATAGATGATTTTCTCCCCTTCAATGCCAATAGCCCCATTCTCGATCACTTCATGATCTGTGTTACTTGTAACAATCGTTCCATTATAAAATATCTTTCTTGTCATATTGATCTCTCCTATGTAAGAACACTTACTTACTAGAATCTGGTGCTAGTGCTTAAAATATGCCTGCCGTTTTAATTTATCAAAATAAGTATCATTTTTATAGAGAATTTGCTATTTTATTTTGTGTAGATACTGTTGAATGCAAAAGGAGAACGATTCTATGGATTTTCAATTTGAACTAATAGAAGACAAAGTTGAATTTTTTGAAGCGGTCGATTTGAAAACACTTGAACAAAAAATCAATAAGCAAATCGAAATCAATAAAGCGATCATGCTGTCCGTCCATCATGTGTCCCATCAGATGCATCTAGACGATAAAGGTAGGCTGTTTTATTCTGCGGTTGTCCACTTCAAGGCAAAAAAATAAAGGGGCGCTGCTTTCAAGCCCCCTTCCAACTTTACGATTGTTTTTGATCATTTTGAATCAGTTCTTCGACTTTTACCGGCTTCCAGCCTTCGCCGTCCACCCACTCAATCCAAACCCTGAATGTCTGGTCACTGCCCTTCTCAGAGATTGTTCCAACCGCTGTATTAGGCGCACCGCCATTTCCATTAAACCATACTGTCATGTTATCTTTATCGATTCCTGTAGCATATGAATAGGCCAGAATCATTTCCTGCCAATCTACCGCATTCTGGTCAAATACGGTAGTATGTTCGCCGGATTGGGTCGTACCAACCGGTTTCCACTCAGGATTCTCGATCGTTTGTTTCACATTGGCATCACTGCCGCCTTCTGTCACGATTGGATCGGACAATTCTTCTTCCTCAGCAGATTCCTCGTCTGCTTCTTCTTCTGACTCTGATTCATCTGCTTCCTTTTTACCGGATTCCTGGCTATCTTCTTTTTTGCCAGCATCCTTGCTGTCCTCTTTTTTATCCCGAGAGGCTGCGTCCTGATCCTTCTCAGCCACTACACCGTTTTGGTCGGCTGCCCCTTCATCATTGCTGAAGAAAATGTTAAATGAGACAATTCCAATTAACAAAATGACGACAACAATCAAGCTATTTAAAATAAGGTTCGTTTTTCTGCGCTTAGCCCTTATTCGTGAACGTGTCCCCTCATTTAGGTTATCATAATCATCGTGCTTCAAGATCTTTCCCTCCCTTATAAGGTTGTCAACATTCTACCATGACTGGGGGCAAACTTGAAGGATTTTATATTCATCTAATGATGGCTCAATTGTTTTCAGGACCATCAACATGGTTATATGCATAGACCTCTTTTACTATATCTGCAAAAAGGGGATTCACCCCGCCTTCATCTTCAAAAACCCCTAAATTGACGGTTACAAGCGCATACTTTGGGTTTTCATAGGGGAAATATCCGGCGAACCACTTATTGTGCAGCTGCTTGTCGCCTTCTTTGTATATCCCTGTTTCCGCTGTACCTGACTTTCCTGCCACAGCATATGGCAAGTCCCTGAACCACCTCCCCGTACCTTGCTCATTCACAACAACCTCCCGTAAAAGCTTTTGCAGTTTCATAGCGGTGAATGGAGATATTTTGTCTCCTTCAAGCTTCTGTTTAGGGAATTCAGTCATTTTAGCACCATTTTGATACTGGATGGACAAAACAGCCCTGACCATGTCTTTTTCTCCGCCCCTGGCTATTGTAGCCATCATGTTCGCAACAGCGAGGGGAGACACCCTTACTTCATGCTGGCCTATCCCCGATAAAGCTGCAAAATTTTTATCCTTCCGCGCTTCATCCGATAAAAAGACCCTTCCCTTTTCCTCGTCCTGAAGCTGGCTGAAATCTTCCAGATGGAAAATATCCCCCTTCCATCCTGTACCGCCAGTGATTGACAGCTTCTCAGCGTATTTTTCGAGCAGATTGGGGTCCTGCTCCTGAAGCTCCCTGGCCACTTCTCCAAAAGCCCTGTTGCAGCTTACTGCAAAGCTATCAGTGAAATTGAGCATTCCATAGTCATATTTTAAATCTGGTGAACCGCTGATTGACTTGCTGCAATCAAATTTCCTGGCAGGATCATCAAGCCCCTGATCGATCGCTGCCGCCGCGACAACCGTTTTAAAGACGGAACCGGGTATATGCTGCTTGACCATCATATTTTCAATTCCTTCATCATCGAAGGGTTTTGCCTGATTTATGACAGGCCTCGACACCATTGCCAGTATACTGTTTGTTTCAATATCGAGAAGCACCACACCGCCTCTGTTGATGTTGTGCTGATCAACTTTATCCTCTAAGAGCAATTGCAGGTCTTTATCTATCGAAGTCTGGAGGTTGATTGGATAAAAAGGATTTGCGGGGTCTATGTATTTAACATTAATCCCGAATAATGGCGCTCCTTCTCCGTCAACATGATAAACCAGCTTTGATTTCCCTTCGGCAACAAGGAACTCGTCAAAGCTTTTTTCCAATCCGGAGAGACCAATCAAAGTTCTTGGGAAGAAATCTTTCTCTCCATACCTTGATTTCAGAAGTGCTTCATTCTCGCCTATGATACCCAAAAGCTGCGCAGCTGGCACTTTCTCCATTGGATACTTACGCTCAACTGCAAACACTCCCGGGATTTCCATCTCATTAATGATTTCCATCTGACTCTTTGTCAAAATCTTCGGATCCGGGTCGCCAAAAGCAAATGGTTCCTTAGACTTTTCCACTGCTTTTTTCAAAGAGTATTGAGATATACCTAAAGTACTCGCGACCTTATCTGCTTCCCAGTCCATCTTCTTTAAAAATGGAAACAGGACAAGTACGGACGAAGTTTCATAGGATAAAGGGTCTCCTGAGCGGTCCAGGAAGTTACCTCGGCCGTTATCTACGACCATTTCCTGGGACCTTTGCTTGACGCTTGCCTCTATAAGATTTATTTCATGCCTTGAAAAGGATTCTGTTTCAAATAATTGCAGCTGGGCCAGCCTTAACATCAGCAGACCAAAGGCAGCTATACAAATGGAGATCCACGCCACCATTCTTTTTTTACGCATAAAAAACACCTCGTCAAAAGTGTTGACGAGGTGTGGTTGTTTCAAACCTATCGTATTTACTTTATTGTCGTGATGCGAACGTTCATTTCACCGCCAGGAGTCTGGACAGTCACTTCGTCGCCTACTTTTTTGCCCATCAGGCTTTTCGCAATCGGAGAATCATTCGAGATTTTCCCCTCAAACGGGTCAGCTTCAGCGCTTCCTACTATTGTATATGATTCTTCATCTCCATCAGGCAGCTCGACGAAAGTCACTGTACGGCCAAGGCTGACTGCATCTGTGCTCACTTCATCTTCCTGGATGATCTTTGCATTGCGGATCATATTTTCAAGAGTCGTGATACGTCCTTCTACAAAGGCTTGTTCCTCTTTTGCAGAATCGTACTCAGAGTTCTCTGAAAGGTCGCCAAAGCTGCGGGCGATCTTGATTCTTTCAACAACTTCTTTTCGTTTGACAGTTTTTAATTGTTCCAATTCTTGTTCCAGCTTTTCTTTTCCTGCCTGTGTCATAGGAAACACTTTTTCTGTAGCCAAAATACTTCACTCCTTCTAGTCTTCACAAATCCCCAATAAAATAGATTGTGTAATATTATATTATGTATCCTGAAAAATATACAGGAGCGCGTCCTTGGGCAGGGCGCGCGAATTAAATAGAGCCATTTCAGGCCATTTATTTCTCATTGGACAAAAGGAAGCACTTTATTCAAGTACTTCCATGTCCACATTATCTATGCTATTGTGTCACAAAAATGATTTTTGTTCAAGAATTGTTTGAATTTTTGTTACCATCAGGTCGATCGCAACATGGTTGTGGCCGCCTTCCGGTATGATCACATCTGCGTATCGCTTGGTCGGCTCGATGAACTGGTTATGCATCGGCCTGACTACATTCACATACTGTTCGATGACCGAGTCCATTGAACGGCCGCGCTCCTTGATGTCACGAAGCAGCCTGCGGATAATGCGCAGATCAGCATCTGTATCAACATAGAGCTTGATATCCATCAGGTCGCGCAATCTCTCGTCCTCAAGGATCAGGATCCCTTCAAGGATGATAACATCCTTAGGTTCAACATGGACAACTTCGCTTGACCGGGTATGGACAGCATAATCATAAACTGGCTTCTCAATTGCCTCATGGCGGAGCAGCTTTTGGATATGCTGAATCAACAGATCATTGTCAAATGCCAGCGGATGGTCATAATTTGTCTTTAGACGCTCTTCCATCGGCAAATGGCTTTGGTCTTTGTAATAGTAGTCTTGCTCAATCATCAGGATTGATTGACTCTTAAAGCTATCATATATTGCTTTTGTAACGCTTGTCTTTCCTGAGCCGGAGCCGCCGGCTACACCAATTACAACAGGTTTGCGGTCCATTGATTTACTTCTCCTTCCGCATCATGTTATTTGGGTAGACAGGCTTGTCCATCTTGAACTTAACGATTTGCAGCGGGTGGCGGGCAACATCCAGTTCATTGCCATCTTCATCCCAAATCTTCTCGACAACATGAGTGAAGTTCTCGATTTCCGGTCCAAAGAATTCAACCTCGTCGCCAGGCTTGAAGTAGTTCCTTTGTTGAAGTGTCACCATTTGTGTTTCAGCATCGTAATCAAGCACAAGGCCGGCAAAATCGAATGTTGTCTTTTTGCTATGGTTTCCAAACATTTGCTCTTTATACCCTGGAACTCCTTCAAAGAAGGCTGTTGCTGTCTCACGGTTAGCACATTTGTCCAATTCCTCAAGCCATTCCTGCTTGATGACGAAGTTCTCGGGATCCGCGCAATATGCATCAATCACTTTGCGGTATACGCTGACTACCGTTGCGATATAGTGGATCGACTTCATGCGGCCTTCGATTTTAAGGCTGTCGATACCAAGTTCGATCATGCGTGGAATGGATTCAATCAACTTAAGATCCTTAGGGCTCATCGCAAATGGAGAGTCACCATCTGCAAACAATGGGTTTTCTTCATTTCCTTCAAGTGTATACAAATCATAATCCCAGCGGCAAGACTGGCAGCAGCCGCCGCGGTTCGAGTCACGTGCTGTCATGTGGTTGCTCAAGGTACAACGGCCTGAGTAAGCGATACACATTGCACCGTGGATGAAGGTTTCGATTTCGATATCTACTTTTTCCTTCATTTCCTTGATTTCATCAGCACTAGTTTCACGCGCAAGAACAACACGCTCTAGACCTTCTTCTTTCCAGAACTGGACAGCCTTCCAGTTTGAAAGGGATTGCTGTGTGCTCAGGTGGACCTCGATTTCAGGAGCGACCCTGCGGCATGTTTCGATGATTAACGGATCAGCAACGATGATGCCGTGCACGCCGGCTCCCTTTAAGCCTAAAAGGTAGTCTTCAAGACCATCGATGTTTTCGTTATGTGCAAAGATGTTTGTTGTCACATAGATTTTCGCTCCATATTTCTTGGCGAACTCTACGCCTTCCTTCATTTCCTCAAAAGTAAAGTTATCTGCATTCGAACGCAAACCATATTCCTGTCCGCCAATAAAGACGGCATCTGCACCATAATGGACGGCAATCTTCAATTTTTCAAGATTTCCGGCTGGCGCAAGCAGTTCTGGTTTTTTGACAATCACGCGTTTT
It contains:
- the greA gene encoding transcription elongation factor GreA, producing MATEKVFPMTQAGKEKLEQELEQLKTVKRKEVVERIKIARSFGDLSENSEYDSAKEEQAFVEGRITTLENMIRNAKIIQEDEVSTDAVSLGRTVTFVELPDGDEESYTIVGSAEADPFEGKISNDSPIAKSLMGKKVGDEVTVQTPGGEMNVRITTIK
- the udk gene encoding uridine kinase; the encoded protein is MDRKPVVIGVAGGSGSGKTSVTKAIYDSFKSQSILMIEQDYYYKDQSHLPMEERLKTNYDHPLAFDNDLLIQHIQKLLRHEAIEKPVYDYAVHTRSSEVVHVEPKDVIILEGILILEDERLRDLMDIKLYVDTDADLRIIRRLLRDIKERGRSMDSVIEQYVNVVRPMHNQFIEPTKRYADVIIPEGGHNHVAIDLMVTKIQTILEQKSFL
- a CDS encoding peptidase U32 family protein; amino-acid sequence: MTAVADKISQIVDGKRVIVKKPELLAPAGNLEKLKIAVHYGADAVFIGGQEYGLRSNADNFTFEEMKEGVEFAKKYGAKIYVTTNIFAHNENIDGLEDYLLGLKGAGVHGIIVADPLIIETCRRVAPEIEVHLSTQQSLSNWKAVQFWKEEGLERVVLARETSADEIKEMKEKVDIEIETFIHGAMCIAYSGRCTLSNHMTARDSNRGGCCQSCRWDYDLYTLEGNEENPLFADGDSPFAMSPKDLKLIESIPRMIELGIDSLKIEGRMKSIHYIATVVSVYRKVIDAYCADPENFVIKQEWLEELDKCANRETATAFFEGVPGYKEQMFGNHSKKTTFDFAGLVLDYDAETQMVTLQQRNYFKPGDEVEFFGPEIENFTHVVEKIWDEDGNELDVARHPLQIVKFKMDKPVYPNNMMRKEK